GGCCTTTTCCGCTCCATGAAGCAGCCATTCCCGTGGCGCTCCAAAGCCATCCTTTCGGAATTCCGTCCTCCTGACTGCATCTCCCACACCCAGCTTTAAAAGAGGTAAATAGGATTATGTGAGCGGAACTTAAGTGAAGATGGTTTATATTCAGCCAGTTGGCGAGTTTGTGTGGGAGAGGTGTAGTAATGAAGACCACATGAAACGGATACAACACGGGAaacgtggggggggtgggggcttaaAGAGGTGGGGGGGAAATACCTCCATATGCCCGGCCTGTCAATACCTCTCAGGCCAAATATCACCTCTGAATACAAAACCTCCTTTAGACAGCAACAAGGGGGTTTGAGTTGGGGGGGGTCATTTAAAGACAGAAGTGGCCCGCTTCAGGAAGCCCCCCGacagaaaaaacaaacagagaTCCGGAATCATAAAGAGCCTGGCATCTGACCATTTAGGAATTCCGAGCCCTACTAAGGGAACATGGTTATACAACTGAGAGGAACCTACAGCAAACATGGCGGCGGAGGGAGTAAAGCAATGGAACGCTCCAACGCTGCCGGCGGGTGGGGACAGGAGAGCGGCCAGGCCGTGGGAGGGAACATCCCAGGAACCACGCAACGGCCTGTCAACCTGAAAGCCAGTCCACTTCCTGGGCAATAAAACGTTTAATGTCCGTAAGTGCAGAGATCGAATTTGTCAAAAAAGCGGAGCATTTCAAAATCCACCGGATTCAGCATCAAAAACACAAACCCAGAGGGTCGCAAACCAAAGACCCAGCAACAGGGCCAGGAACTCTCATAATCACAGCCCATAATAAGCACCAGCGGCAGAGACCAGCGCTCCAGACTCACGTAAATCCACTGACCCGCACAGCTGTTTATACAGGGACAGACATCTGGCACACCGCTGCCATTTCCCAGATGAGAGACACCACAGGCTTTGGcagcagggggcggagtcagagTCCAGCATCACAAAAGCGGAGCGAACGttcctttgtttgtttgtgtgcgcgagctggggggggagggcaatCAGTGCGGGGGATTTACACCTCCTCTCTGCCTTCGTTTAGGGCTCCCTGGCTTAGACAGAAGTTCAGTCATATTACAAGCTTGATAGGACGTCAACTACCCAGAATCACAATCCACGTTCTCCTCCTGCCTCCGACGACCGAGTTCCTGCACTCAactgctcacagacacacacactctccaggtGCTTAACCCAGTTCTGAACTCATTATCTTGACCCAGACAGGGATGGGTAATCACACTGGAGTCACAGAGCCATCGCAGGGTGGATAACAGGCTCCGCAGAAGCTGCCTCGGACCCCTCGGCCTAAACCTGGATCATCTGGGAGCTGAGAATGACAGGGGCTTGTCCTAAAGTTACTGGGAAACGTTCACCATgccagtgtgcatgtgtgtatggggggggggggtccaccgtGACCCCCACCCGCTACCTGCAGCCCACCCACCTCTGCCCCGGGCCCTGGAGCCCTGGTAGGCCACCGGCGACATTGTGTTCATGCTTGACTGACCCGGTCGGGGCAGCACCTTACATAAGAGGTTCACAGCTCCAGAAATGCGTGACTCACAGCATTATGGCCCAGAGGGGGACATTATCATCACGGTACGATATCAGTTATAAAAACGCCAGAACTCTGTCTGCAGAGGGGCCTGGGCCCACCCCAGAGAACCAAGGGCCGGGTTCAcagatgatggggggggggggacagacacCCAGGGATATGCAATGTGAACAACCCCAACCCCAGTCCCTATTCTATATCCACTGCGGGAGTCTTAAAAGAGAACACCCCCACCCTCCTCCGACTGCATGGAAGTGCGGGAATATCGATCCGTGCTCAGGATAACGAATCAGCACCTTCACAGGAAGAAATTCACTTGGATTCAGCGATTTCGTGAAATAAAAACACTGCTCTCATTTACGCTTTTTCAACCTCAACTCGATGGAAGCCCTACCCCCACCCACTGCATACTAACTGCACCGTACACAGTTTGTGTGGCACtatgctggggaggggggggggttgcacttACGGTCCAGGCCGTTGATGTAGCCCATGGTGATCTCGCAGTGCCCCCACACCGCGCTGACGATGGGGTACAGCTTCTTGCCCTTGAGCCCCCTGAAGGCCACGCCCAGGTACTGGCCGTCCACCATGAAGCTAAGCGTGCCTTCGTCCATGTCCAGCACCACCAGCAGCGACTCAGGCAGCACAAAGGTCTCCTCCGGTTGCAGGAAGGCAGGGTAGCTGGCCGCGCCCGCCGGCCCATGGTTCTTGCTGTCGTGGTAGAGCTTGTTCCGACCCAAGTCCCACCCCCAAGACTCCGCGTCACTCCCCACAGAGTGCAGTGTAGCCCACCGAGTGCAGTGgggctgccacagtggacacgCCCACCACGGCATGTGTGCCTCGCTGCCGGGCAGGCCACTGAATGCGCCAGGCATGCAGGCCACGCACGTGGCCCACGCGGCCCCGGATGCAGTCCGTGCTCTGGGCCACTGGATGGCGGTGGAAGGTGAGCCGGTCATCCTCCTTGACGAAGATGTTGAGGGAGCGGTCGTCCGGGGTTCCAGGCATGCTGCAGCTGCACCGCAGCCGGCGCCGGCGGCATGTCCAGCAGCAGATCCAGCCGCGCCGGACGGCAGAAGTCGGGCCCGCTCAGCTCCCTCCTGGCGGGCCGCAAGGCAGGCTCGCCCCGCGCGTCCACGGCCTTGATGCTGCCAGAGATCTTCTGGCCATGGTGCCGCGGCTGGCACGGCAAGGCCCACGAGCTCCAAGGCGGTTGCAGTTACCtcatcgggggggagggggggctgcccTGTAGCCCAGACTCGTGGCCCTGTCACAGGAAGCAGGTTCCTTcgggggagggagagaaaagACACCGTGAGCCGGGAGACAGAGCTCACAAAATGGAAGGGGCGGTATGGAGACTGCGACAGATGCTCCCCCTCCCCGACAAAACAGGGAAGGAATCACAGACAGGGCCACAAAACAATCAGCACCCCCACCTTTACATACGGAGGAGAACGAACCAAGAAAAGGGGCAGGAAGCCAACAAAACAAAAGTTAGACATTTAGAGTCATGCCTCCCCACCCCAAAGACACAGCAGCCTGCTTCCAACCACCGCCACAGATGAGGAGGAATCGGCAGGGTCACCATCACAGGGACCAGATAAGCAGTCAGACCTAGTCACTGTTCCctggtctcacacacacacacacaccacacacacacacacacacacctgtgcaaaACGTCTTAGGCagacattagaacatgtgcaaattaagagtaaaaaaaaaaaaaaaaaaaactagcaataaaaaactagtaataatttcttccgctttctaaaaagttactgatacctagttggacggctagatgaacaccgcttcagttcccaaacttctcctcggtgcacctcagccgttccatgattttggtaaatttcaccaacagctcaattaaataattaaatgtattggtttaaaaagtcagtgacagattgactagctgtatgaggtgtgctagtggccaagtcaaaaaaatacatggctgcactggacggtcgctgcaaataccaggatgattttagcagaggttctgaaatggctaagctgacacactttgacaggcataatatcatagttttacaccaacacgaggataatctaaacgtcattttctttgcctggctaagacttttgcacagtactggtaTGCGTATgtgtatataaacacacacatattttaTGCATGCTCACGCACATCACAAAGCAGCGTGGCCAGGATCGTAACAACGTGGTTGGTGTTGTCCAGAAATTAAACCCCCATGGAGACAAGTCCATGAGGTCAGATGCAGTCTGAGGCTAAATaacaggaaggaaggagagagacagagagccctgtgtgtgtgtgtgtgtgtgtgtgttagagaCAGGCCGTCAGACCCCAGAGAGGCAGTGtcgtgatgggggggggtggggggttag
The nucleotide sequence above comes from Brienomyrus brachyistius isolate T26 unplaced genomic scaffold, BBRACH_0.4 scaffold266, whole genome shotgun sequence. Encoded proteins:
- the LOC125728374 gene encoding LOW QUALITY PROTEIN: SPRY domain-containing SOCS box protein 4-like (The sequence of the model RefSeq protein was modified relative to this genomic sequence to represent the inferred CDS: deleted 2 bases in 2 codons) — encoded protein: MPPAPAAVQLQHAWNPDDRSLNIFVKEDDRLTFHRHPVAQSTDCIRGRVGHVRGLHAWRIQWPARQRGTHAVVGVSTVAAPLHSVGYTALVGSDAESWGWDLGRNKLYHDSKNHGPAGAASYPAFLQPEETFVLPESLLVVLDMDEGTLSFMVDGQYLGVAFRGLKGKKLYPIVSAVWGHCEITMGYINGLDRKCNPPPSPA